GGTTGTATTTTTAAAAGTCCCCATTTGTTTCGCCGCAGTATTAGCTGTAATAATTTTATGATTGGTGACATCAATGACATAAAAAGAATCGGCTAGAGAGTTAATAACATTATTTAAAAAATCATTTTGTTGCACAAGCTTAACTTCTGCTTCCCTATGTTTAACTTGTGCATCCGTTAACCATCTAGCAAGGATTAAAATGATCGCTGCTAACAGGAGAAACGGTAGTGTAATTTTTTTCTGAATGGGGAGTAGAATTGCCTGAATCTCTTCCGGGGGTACATAGGACACCACTTTCCAATAATACTCCGATGCACCGATCTCCAATTCACTGGGACTAAAGGCATCTGAAGCACCGGTGCTGGATCGTTGTCCCTCCACTAAGGGATAGAGGGTGACAAACGTAAATAAGCCGTTATCTGTATAAAATTGACCTTGACTATCTTGACTAATGCGTTGCCATTCCTGGGGAAACTGTTCGGCGAAGGTTTGCGGGAGGTCAGTGGGGCGATCGCGATACATAAACCCCCATAACTGCGATGGTGAAGCTCCGGTCAACCAAAACCCTTCCCCATTTAATAACATTAGATTGCCTGGAGCATGGATCGCATCCTTTTTTAACTCCGTTAAGAGTTGATTTCCCAGATAATTCAGTAACAGGATGCCTCGTTTATCTCCTTGCCGATCGAACACCGGCATCCCAAACCGAATCATGGGTTTTAAGGGCTGTTCAATTGTGCCGTTTTCCATGTTCAAATCAAAGGGAGAAATAAAAATTTCTCCAGCAGAAAGTACCCAGGTATCTTGAAAGTAATAACGATTTCCTTTATTTTGGAGTTGTTCTACATCCACAATCGAGGGTTGACCGGCATTAAAATTAACTCGAACATTTTCCAGCCCTGTTTCATCTAAAAACCGAATCTGATCGTAGAGTTGTTTATGGACAGAAAAGTGAAAGAATTCAAGGGCTACAGCATTCTGTTGCTGAACTGTTGCTTCCGTAAGATACATTTGTAGATCGTTCAGTTCAGCTAAAATATTTAAATCGGATACAATTAATTCAAATTCTCTGGAAATTCGATCGGTTTGCCCTTTAAGGCTATGGGTTGCTTGGATTTTTAACAAGGTTTTCGCTTGCTTGACTTCTTGAATATAGATAACAGTGGTAATCGTAGCAATAGGGGCGATAAACATGAAAAACGCGATCGGTAATCGCCATGCTTTTTTAGATTGAATCCAAGAGATAATATGAGTCATGGTGTATTGTCCTGCTCCAACTCATTGACTGATTGAAACTTACAGTACGTTGCACCCCATCACCCCGATCCAATTTAACAAAATTGAGGAATAGCGAAATCCCCATCTTTTTAATCGGCTTATTGCACATTTTCAATGCGAGAGCCAGAAGTTGGGGATAAGCCCGGTTGTAAGTCTTCCGGTAGGCTCGATACGGCTCCCCATTGGCTGACGAGTTGGTTGAGGAAGGTTTCTTGCTCTTCACGGAAATCTTCGTAATAGCTACCGCCATTCAAGAGGGCAAACCAGACGATATCGTTTTGGGCGGTGGGTAAGGCTCCGGCAAGGGTGCTGACGACGTAGAGACTGCCGGATTTGACGACGGCAAATTTGGGTAAGGGGCGAGATCTTAAGATGCCTTCGTCTTGTCCGACAATGGCAACGACATCAGCAACATTCATTTGATGGGGTTGCAAAATTTTTTGTATGCCTAGGAATAAACCGACTGCTGCTCGTGGGGACATTTGGTTTTCTTCGCCTAATCCTGACCCATTAATCAGTTTAATCTCGGCGGGGGGGATACCGGCAACAGTGGCGGCTTTTTGGGAAACGAGTCCTGCTCCTCCGACCATATTGGCAAACATTTCTGCCATGGGATTGTTGCTGTATTGGTTCATTTTTTTGAGCAATTCGGCTACGGGGAGGGAGGAATAGCGCAGCAGGGGTTTAAGGTTCGCGGGTGCTGTGGTGACGGTTTTGATTAAACCACTGGCGCTCACTTCCGGTTGGGGGGTGTCGTCGGGTAGGGTTTCGTATTGCAGATAGGCTTGGTTGGGCCAAAGTTGGACGTTTAGACCTTGGCGTAATAGTGCGCCGGAGGTTTTGGGGTTGTCTTCATAGTTCATGTAAAATGAACCGACAATGACTAAATCTCCGGTTACTTGTTTGATTCCCAGATTGGTGAGGGCGTTACCGAGGGCGATCGCATCTTCCCAAACAAAAAATGGGTCGCGATCGCCGATAATCACTAAATCACCGTTAATCACTCCATTCTCCAGAGTGCCGGTATGGCCAATTTGGGTGACAAATTGATGTTTGGGGCCGAAAGTGTCTAATACGGCTAAGGTGGTGGCGATTTTGGTTAAGGAGGCGGCTGGTAATGGGGTTGTACCTTGATGGTTGGCGAGTAAGGTTTCTCCCGACTGCATCCATACCCCTTGACTGGCTTTGGGATAACCCTTGTTCGCCATGGTATCTAGGGTTTGCTGGACTTGGGCATTTACCTGGGGATCGGGATTTTCTGGCGCTGCGAGTTGAGTTGTGGGTTGAGCGACTGGTGTGGGACTGGGTGAGGGACTGGGTGTGACGACCTCTGGAGTTGGGGGAACATCGGGTTGAGAAACATCGGGGGGTGGCGCTGGAGGGATAAAGGCATCCTCTGATTCGCAGCCGATCAGCCCAAATGCGGCGATCGCCGGTAAAAGGGTTAAAGCACTTGCACGAGCAACGACACGCAATATCATATAATCAACACCCTCTCCAATATCCCCTTAAAACATTATCATAAAGTGGATAGAATTCCCTGTTCTTGCTTGAGTTCCTCCGAACTTGTTAAGCTTGAACCCATTGAGTTAAATCGACTGATGAGTAAACCTCTTGGCCTACCTCCGGCTGCGATCGGAGCTATTAAAGTTGGAGCGACCCTGCTGATGAGTGGGGCGATCGCTTTAGAATCCTATAATCTGATTCACCCGTTTATCGATTGGTCTGCACCGACGGCGATCGTTGGATTGATTATTTTAGAGCGTCTGGCTGTGATCGTCCATATTGTAGAGGCGATCGCTGCGGCCTATTTTGCCCCCTCCCACCAGCAACCGCCCCTAAAAACAGCGCTTTATACCTTTTTTGTAGGTACGGTGGGTTTGTTAGAACTGCTGAAGGGAGAACTTCAGGAAGATCGAGCTTAAATTGACGATTTGACCAAGACAATTTTGCGAACTTTTCCATTATTCGAGAGTCCTAACCGATCTCTAAACGCATTCAAAAAAATTGTCCAAGCGGCTGGAGACAATAGACTCGGACGGATCAATGAATAGGCTTCCTTAAGCTGTCTTTCTTTTAAGGCGACGATTCCCCAGTGCAGTCTTAGGTAATCTTGAACTTCTGCCAGTTCAGGAATAGGCGATCGCTGATGTATTTGCAGAACTTTATAAATTTTTTGTTTAAGATAAACTGAAGCATCATTATCTTTTTCGGGTCGATCTAAAGAAAACTTAAAACTTTTATTTAAGGTTTCATCTTCATTCAATAAATACCAAAATCGGGGTTGAGCAAGAATGGGTAATATCAGTTGAGTTCCCATGATAAATTTTCCTTGCTGCCAAGCTAATCGACTGGCTCGAATTTTAATTTTTGCTTGCAAAAGCTTAAGGGTTTCACGTCCATCAGTTTTCAAGGAAGAAGACTGAATAGTATTCACCCCCTGCTTTTCAATGGGGGGTGTAAATTTATCGGGATGACGACGATGGAATTGAGCTTGAACAAACAATTTCCAACCTAAAAAAGATAAAATATTGGGAACTATCATGTTCATGGCATCCCCTATTTTTTTCTGTTTCAGGGCCGACAATCCCCAATGAATACTTAGATAAGATTCAACTTGCTCCATGTTAGGAATTTCTTGTTGGTGTTTTGCCGTAACTCGTTGATAAATTTGGCTTTTGATTAAAAGATTCGTTTCTAAGCGTTTGGTCAGGGAGATTTTTTTATTATAAGCACCGGGCCAAACTGTCCGGTAAGCTAACATTTCATTAATAAATAAGGCATCTCCAAATTGGGAAATCTTGACCCAAGAATTAATATCATCGCAATTGGCATCTAAACTCGAATCCCAGCCTTGAGATTGGATAAAAGCATCCCGTTTACAAGCCACTTGAATGGGAGTGCCAAAGGGGACTAATTCAAGTAACATGCCATAATGAATATCTTCTTGAGGAATATAGAAGACTTTACCGGGGCCAGATTTTCGAGTAATACTTAATACTTTTTCCTCCAGGTTAACTTGGGCTGCTTGACAGGAACAAATGACGGCTTCAGGATGAAGGGCGATCGCCTCGATCATTTCTTCGATACAATTGGGTGCAAGATAATCATCATCATCAACAAATTTAATCCATTCTCCCGATGCAGCTTCGACTCCAGCATTGACGGTGGCTGAGTGGCCACTATTGACTGAATTTCGATGGTAAATGACTTGCTCTCCTAGACTTTCCACATAAGCTTGAGTATCGTCTGGAGAACAGTCATCAGCGACAACCACTTCACAGGGTACAGTTTGATTCAAAGCAGAATCGATCGCCCGCTTGAGCAAGGATAAACGGTTGTATGTAGAAATGACGATGCTAAATTTCATCAGTAGTTCTGGGTTTCAAGGAGAGCAATTAAGAGCGATCGCCTAAATACACCTTAATTTAATACTTAACTTGCACCCCCGATCAACCAATTCCCAGTTGTTGCTTAGGACTCCAGCTCCCATGTAATCCATAGGGAATATGATGTTGCAGATGGAGTCGTGCGGTAGGCCCCCGTTCTAGGTGTTGGGCATCTAAGATAATAATATCAGAGCGATGCTTTTGGCTTTCGTAAACAATAGAGATGAGCCAACCCCTATCTTCACCCTCCGATCCCGGTTGAGGAATAAAAACGGGTTCACTGACAAAACCATGGGGTGCAGCACTCCAAAATTGGGATTCTCCAGACTGGTTATCCCGCTTGAGAATCCCTTGTAGGGGAGCGCTACCCTGATGGTGATGAGCGGCTCCTAAATAGACATAACGGTGGTCTTTTCCCACCCATTGAGGATGAATCTGGGGAAACTCACAACATCGGGATTCTATAAGTTGGCAATCGCCTCTTAGGTGAGTTAAGTCTAGTCGAAAACGCCATAATTGGCTAGGTGCAAGTTGATTAAAATCTGTGTAACGAAAATCACTGCCCGGTTCGACTTCCGGAAAAGAGTTGTAACCGATTGAATCTAAAATAATTTGGTTTTCTGCTTCAAAGGCATTCACATGGTGAAACACAAATCCAGATTCAATTTCTATCTTTTTGATCGGTTGATTTCCTTGGCGGGGAATTACCCAAACTTTTGTTAAACTTTGGCGATCGAAGTCAATACATTCTCCCGGGCCGCGCAGTCCGAAGAAGAAGGGAAGGGGATTAAAGGATACTGGATTTTGCAAAAACAGATAATAGTGAGGCGTAATGGCGAAATCGTGGATAAAGCAGAATCCAGGAATTTCATGGGTACTTTGGCGTAGGGGTTGACCTTTAAGGTTCAATTCCCAGATGGTGAGTTGACTGTTTAAGCCAGGTTGAATGGAGAAGTTGACTAAACAGGGGTTACCTCGATCGCCATACGGGTCGATTTTGGGATGGGCAGAAAAGGCTTGACCGGGTTTTAAGAGGCCGTCAAGATGGTCTAATCCCAAGGTGTCTAAGGTTTGCGGATCGAGACGGTGGGGTTCTGCTCCTTCCCAAAGCGCTAAAAGGCGATCGCCCCAATAAATGATATGGGTATTAGCTAAATTCTTCATCCGCAGGTCAAAGAGATTAGCTAACCATCCCCCCGGTTTTTGAGTGCCAAATACGCCGCGATAGAGAGGTTTACCGGCTTTTTGTTCCTCTACATATCCGTGGGTACGCACAAAACGATTACGATAGTGGGCCCGACCTTCCCTAAAGGCGATCGCACTCACCATCCCGTCTCCATCAAAGGGATGGGCGATCGGATAGCCGCCAATATCTAACAATCCGGGGCCATTGCGTAGCAGGGTTCCATCTAAATCTTGGGGAATTTCCCCTTCTATATCTTCGATCCAATAATCGTATTCATGGGGTTGAGATTGGTATCCTTGACTCCACTGGTGCAGATCGTAGGATAAGGATGGGCTAGAATCGAGTCGCATAATTATATCAATTAACAATGGATATCATAGATATCGTAGGGTGGGCAGAAGTATAGGCGATATCATTCAAATTCTACCCAGAAACCCTGCCCACCGAACCCGATTGATCGCGCCAACGCTTAAGCCGAAGCCTTTTGCCTGGCTTGTTTCACCATAGCGATTAAAGTTTGGTGAGCGTCTTCAGAGTCCACCAATTGATGATCGAAGGCAATTCGTAAGGAAACCGATTTTCCTTCAATTTGAGCGGTAAGATCCATACCGTCAGGGTCGATCGCCTCCATTTTAGCGCTACTGGTTAAAGGCATTTGCCCAAAGGTTTGGGCATATAGGGCGATCGCCTCCGCATGGTCTTCATTCATATGCTTACATATGCGATCGCTCACTTGAGCTGTAATGACATCAGACATCAGATTCCCTCGAAACTTCCTCACCTATTCTAGTTTCGTTTCGTTTTGTTTCAATCCCTAATAGGGATTTAAGGGTGTTTCAACTGTCTATGGCGGATAGGCAGCGCTATGATATGCAGGTTTCAATCCCTAATAGGGATTTAAGGGTGTTTCAACATATTGGGTGAACAAGAACCAACCAAGATATTTAAGAGTTTCAATCCCTAATAGGGATTTAAGGGTGTTTCAACTCATCCTCAAAAATATCAGGGATTGTCGGAGAAGGTGGTTTCAATCCCTAATAGGGATTTAAGGGTGTTTCAACCCTCCTAGCAATGGGCATGGTGCAAATAGAAGAAGAGTTTCAATCCCTAATAGGGATTTAAGGGTGTTTCAACTAGTCCGACGCTACTTTGAAAACAAAAAACGCTGCAAGGGAGGCTGGGTAAGCGATACAGCGTTTTTGGACTCAACAGTGATTTTCACACCCCCCTAGCGTCGGATTTTAGGGGAATAGGGAATGGGGAATGGGGAATAGGGAATAGGGAATAGGGAATGGGGAATAGGGAATAGGGAATCTTCCCCATCCTCCCCATCCTCTCATCTCCTCACCACTGGGGCCAACTTTCCACCGGTTCAGTAGACTTGACTCGATGCATTCCCGCAGCCGCAAAGCGTGCAAACGCGGCATCCGCTTGTTCTGTAAAATCTACGGCTCCAGGGACAACCACGGGTGATGTACAATCTTCCAGTAGAT
This is a stretch of genomic DNA from Roseofilum capinflatum BLCC-M114. It encodes these proteins:
- a CDS encoding carotenoid oxygenase family protein, which gives rise to MRLDSSPSLSYDLHQWSQGYQSQPHEYDYWIEDIEGEIPQDLDGTLLRNGPGLLDIGGYPIAHPFDGDGMVSAIAFREGRAHYRNRFVRTHGYVEEQKAGKPLYRGVFGTQKPGGWLANLFDLRMKNLANTHIIYWGDRLLALWEGAEPHRLDPQTLDTLGLDHLDGLLKPGQAFSAHPKIDPYGDRGNPCLVNFSIQPGLNSQLTIWELNLKGQPLRQSTHEIPGFCFIHDFAITPHYYLFLQNPVSFNPLPFFFGLRGPGECIDFDRQSLTKVWVIPRQGNQPIKKIEIESGFVFHHVNAFEAENQIILDSIGYNSFPEVEPGSDFRYTDFNQLAPSQLWRFRLDLTHLRGDCQLIESRCCEFPQIHPQWVGKDHRYVYLGAAHHHQGSAPLQGILKRDNQSGESQFWSAAPHGFVSEPVFIPQPGSEGEDRGWLISIVYESQKHRSDIIILDAQHLERGPTARLHLQHHIPYGLHGSWSPKQQLGIG
- a CDS encoding DUF2470 domain-containing protein is translated as MSDVITAQVSDRICKHMNEDHAEAIALYAQTFGQMPLTSSAKMEAIDPDGMDLTAQIEGKSVSLRIAFDHQLVDSEDAHQTLIAMVKQARQKASA
- a CDS encoding D-alanyl-D-alanine carboxypeptidase, whose protein sequence is MILRVVARASALTLLPAIAAFGLIGCESEDAFIPPAPPPDVSQPDVPPTPEVVTPSPSPSPTPVAQPTTQLAAPENPDPQVNAQVQQTLDTMANKGYPKASQGVWMQSGETLLANHQGTTPLPAASLTKIATTLAVLDTFGPKHQFVTQIGHTGTLENGVINGDLVIIGDRDPFFVWEDAIALGNALTNLGIKQVTGDLVIVGSFYMNYEDNPKTSGALLRQGLNVQLWPNQAYLQYETLPDDTPQPEVSASGLIKTVTTAPANLKPLLRYSSLPVAELLKKMNQYSNNPMAEMFANMVGGAGLVSQKAATVAGIPPAEIKLINGSGLGEENQMSPRAAVGLFLGIQKILQPHQMNVADVVAIVGQDEGILRSRPLPKFAVVKSGSLYVVSTLAGALPTAQNDIVWFALLNGGSYYEDFREEQETFLNQLVSQWGAVSSLPEDLQPGLSPTSGSRIENVQ